In the Gossypium arboreum isolate Shixiya-1 chromosome 10, ASM2569848v2, whole genome shotgun sequence genome, one interval contains:
- the LOC108472184 gene encoding pollen receptor-like kinase 3, producing MAEGWLFKLFILMLLPPLTFSVSDSKALLELKKFFTNSSALNSWVPNSVPCTKQTPWGGLLCHNGVVQGLRLEGMGLSGSIDMDALVEIKGLRSLSVINNSFQGIIPQLNRLGALKALFLSGNQFSGEIPPHFFTNMKSLKKVWLSHNKFIGGIPFSLGQLPHLIELHLENNQFSGYIPAFDHPNLKSINLSNNRLGGEIPISLSNFSANSFAGNPGLCGKILGVNCTKPVQNTAKLVTNQKHVVGKSDKKLPSKIIVALIILGVMLVFVIILAAIRWVKKKKKKKGPNGPTTSSERAIEVQVSVPTAKEEEVNRKRSGSSSRKGSGHVKGSGGVAELVMVNDEKGNFGLTELMKAAAEVLGNGELGFCYKVTMANEVLVVVKRMRDMNALGKDEFDKQVKQFGNLRHPNILTPLAYHYRREEKLLVYQYLPNGCLLYQLHGMKFYLPPLPVYLKFVIVFKFIQHFMPLYGTGEHDTSYVGLDWPARLKIVQGIAKGLDYLHMELASLDVPHGNLKSSNVLLGPDNHPFLSDYGFCSLVNTDRVEALFAYKTPDVIKHGNVSPKSDVYCLGVVILEILTGRFPSQYLNDGNRGTDVVQWAESTFAESRQVEMLDPEITSSQNSSLANMEKLLHIGLLCTQTSVENRLEIKEALRMIEEVQVEEGPLSILV from the coding sequence ATGGCCGAGGGATGGCTTTTCAAGTTGTTTATTCTCATGTTGTTGCCACCATTAACGTTTTCTGTATCAGATTCTAAGGCCTTGTTagaactcaagaaattttttacAAATTCTAGTGCTCTTAATTCTTGGGTGCCAAACTCAGTCCCTTGCACTAAACAAACACCTTGGGGTGGATTGCTTTGTCATAATGGTGTGGTTCAAGGCTTGCGTCTTGAAGGAATGGGGTTATCAGGAAGTATTGATATGGATGCTTTGGTTGAGATTAAGGGTTTGCGCTCTCTCAGTGTTATTAACAATTCTTTTCAAGGAATTATTCCCCAACTCAATCGATTGGGGGCTTTAAAGGCTTTATTCTTATCAGGGAATCAATTTTCGGGTGAAATCCCACCCCATTTTTTTACTAACATGAAATCATTGAAGAAAGTTTGGTTATCACATAACAAATTCATAGGGGGCATTCCATTTTCATTGGGTCAGTTGCCTCATCTAATCGAATTACACTTGGAGAACAATCAATTCAGTGGATATATTCCGGCTTTTGATCACCCAAATTTGAAGTCCATAAATTTATCAAACAATAGACTTGGGGGGGAGATCCCTATTAGTTTATCAAATTTCAGTGCAAACTCATTTGCAGGAAATCCAGGTCTTTGCGGGAAAATCTTGGGTGTTAACTGTACCAAGCCAGTTCAAAATACTGCGAAACTAGTGACAAATCAAAAACATGTGGTTGGTAAATCTGATAAAAAATTGCCCTCGAAAATCATTGTGGCACTCATAATATTAGGAGTGATGTTGGTTTTTGTAATTATCTTAGCAGCAATTAGATgggtgaagaagaagaagaagaagaagggtcCCAATGGTCCAACCACTAGCTCTGAAAGGGCCATCGAAGTGCAGGTTTCGGTACCAACTGCGAAAGAAGAGGAAGTAAATAGAAAAAGAAGTGGAAGCTCTTCTCGTAAAGGGTCGGGTCATGTAAAGGGAAGTGGTGGTGTAGCGGAGCTAGTCATGGTAAATGATGAAAAAGGCAATTTTGGGTTGACAGAGTTGATGAAGGCAGCCGCAGAAGTGCTGGGAAATGGGGAGCTAGGGTTTTGTTATAAAGTTACGATGGCTAATGAAGTTCTGGTTGTTGTAAAAAGGATGAGAGATATGAATGCATTAGGAAAAGATGAGTTTGATAAACAAGTTAAACAATTTGGAAATCTACGACACCCCAATATTTTAACACCTTTAGCTTACCATTACCGAAGAGAAGAAAAGCTTCTTGTCTATCAATACCTTCCTAATGGTTGTTTACTTTACCAATTGCATGGTATGAAATTTTATCTTCCTCCTTTGCCTGTGTATCTCAAATTTGTTATTGTATTCAAATTCATTCAACATTTTATGCCGTTATATGGAACAGGTGAGCATGACACATCCTATGTTGGACTTGATTGGCCTGCCAGACTAAAGATTGTGCAAGGAATTGCCAAGGGACTGGATTATCTTCACATGGAACTTGCTTCTCTTGATGTGCCTCATGGCAATCTCAAATCAAGCAATGTATTACTTGGCCCTGATAATCATCCATTTCTGTCGGATTATGGATTTTGCTCATTAGTAAACACCGACAGGGTCGAAGCTTTGTTTGCTTATAAGACCCCAGATGTTATAAAACATGGAAATGTATCTCCTAAAAGTGATGTATATTGTTTAGGAGTTGTGATTCTTGAAATCCTTACAGGGCGATTCCCATCTCAATATCTTAATGATGGGAATCGTGGAACTGATGTAGTCCAATGGGCGGAATCAACATTTGCTGAAAGTCGACAGGTAGAAATGCTTGATCCAGAAATAACCAGCTCCCAA